One genomic window of Plasmodium coatneyi strain Hackeri chromosome 12, complete sequence includes the following:
- a CDS encoding 4-nitrophenylphosphatase — protein MSLIRPEKGQSEYESFMKEWKIEKSVEAKDFVDNFQVFFFDCDGVLWRGNEVIQGAVEVINKLIKANKQIYFITNNSTKSRVTLLEKFHKLGFGLIKKENIICTSYAIAKYFMEKEEYKSGKKKIYVIGEKGICEELDCCNLLWLGSYKDNEKKVEIKDDLEISVDKNIGAVVVAIDFNINYYKIQYAHLCINELDAEFIVSNKDATANFTCKQKWAGTGSIVASVEAVSLKKPTVLGKPNLFMIENVLKDLNVDPAKVVMVGDRLDTDISFAKNCNVKSVLVSSGVTDANIYLNHNHLNIRPDFFMKSIADFL, from the coding sequence ATGTCACTGATACGCCCGGAGAAAGGACAGAGCGAATATGAAAGCTTCatgaaggaatggaaaatagaaaagtCGGTGGAGGCAAAAGACTTTGTAGACAATTTCcaagttttctttttcgatTGCGATGGAGTTTTATGGAGAGGAAATGAAGTTATACAAGGAGCAGTGGAAGTTATAAACAAATTAATAAAAGCAAACAagcaaatttattttataacaAATAATTCTACAAAATCGAGAGTTACACTGTTGGAAAAATTTCACAAGTTAGGTTTCGGacttattaaaaaagaaaatattatttgtacTTCCTATGCAATTGCTAAATAttttatggaaaaagaagaatacaaaagtgggaaaaaaaaaatttatgttatTGGAGAAAAAGGCATTTGTGAGGAACTCGATTGTTGTAATCTTCTATGGTTGGGTAGCTACAAGgataatgaaaagaaagtagaaataaaagacGATCTAGAAATATCTGTGGATAAAAATATTGGAGCTGTAGTAGTAGCCATCGactttaacataaattattacaaaatCCAGTACGCACATCTTTGCATAAATGAATTGGACGCTGAATTTATTGTTTCCAATAAAGACGCAACTGCCAATTTTACTTGCAAACAAAAATGGGCTGGGACAGGTTCTATCGTTGCTAGCGTGGAAGCTGTTTCGTTGAAAAAGCCAACAGTTCTTGGCAAGCCAAATTTATTCATGATAGAAAATGTCCTTAAAGATTTAAATGTGGACCCTGCCAAAGTTGTCATGGTAGGAGATAGACTCGACACGGATATTAGCTTCGCCAAAAATTGCAACGTCAAGTCAGTTCTAGTTTCCTCAGGTGTTACCGATGCGAATATTTATCTGAATCATAACCATTTAAATATTCGCCCGGACTTTTTTATGAAATCGATTGCCGATTTTTTATAA
- a CDS encoding Transcription elongation factor S-II: MTTTENITKITTIQERLKDKESKFLSANEEEEEADTEADAEAEEQKETIDESTVKEIIEDLNLLKDVEINKDILKQTKIGVTVNKFTKIKNEEIQNVAKDLVDKWKNIAIKEKQSSSGSKSAESLKKRKSDLVEASDNHTCSEDYELKKVKVKNANESDPNNKTDDPPLHSKNHNSDNIPIKGGIKNSYQFSQLKHINTDLKALSEWNYNGKFHNDVLRDKAKQFLFKAFITGSDDNLLYLIDRKKLNEIIYNIENELHKFFIEKKQSQKEYNMQLKSIKFNLCDKKNPSFNEKIYAEYISPKSVATMNSQEMASDEKKKERNKCLQESLQACQSDWDVKNILLKKNRKGEFQCFKCKGYDTVYHQLQTRSSDEPMTTFVTCLKCNNRWKF, translated from the coding sequence atgactaCGACggaaaatattacaaaaatCACCACCATTCAAGAAAGGTTAAAGGATAAGGAAAGCAAATTCTTAAGTGCcaacgaggaggaagaggaagcagACACAGAAGCAGACGCAGAAGCAGAGgagcaaaaagaaacaatCGATGAGAGCACagtaaaagaaattataGAAGAcctaaatttgttaaaagacgtagaaataaataaagacaTTTTAAAGCAAACCAAAATAGGAGTAACCGTGAATAAATTtaccaaaataaaaaacgagGAAATACAAAATGTTGCAAAGGATCTTGTCGataagtggaaaaatattgctataaaggaaaaacaatccTCATCCGGTAGTAAAAGTGCAGAAAGtctgaagaaaagaaaatctGATCTAGTCGAAGCGAGTGACAACCACACATGTTCAGAGGATtacgaattaaaaaaggtgaaagtTAAAAATGCCAATGAGAGTGACCCGAATAATAAGACGGATGACCCCCCCCTCCACAGCAAAAATCACAATAGTGATAACATACCAATAAAAGGAGGCATAAAAAATAGCTACCAGTTTAGCCAACTTAAACACATTAACACAGATTTAAAGGCACTCTCTGAGTGGAATTATAACGGAAAATTTCACAATGACGTACTTCGAGATAAAGCgaagcaatttttatttaaagcTTTCATTACCGGGTCAGATGATAATTTGCTCTACCTTATTGATAGAAAAAAACTAAACGAAATTATATACAATATAGAAAAtgaattacacaaattttttatcgaaaaaaaacaatcacAGAAAGAGTATAATATGCAATTAAAATCaataaaatttaatttatgtgataaaaaaaacccaagttttaacgaaaaaatttatgcagAATACATCTCTCCAAAAAGTGTAGCCACCATGAATTCTCAAGAAATGGCTAgcgatgagaaaaaaaaggaacggaaCAAATGCCTGCAAGAAAGTTTACAGGCTTGTCAGTCCGACTGGGatgttaaaaatattcttttaaaaaaaaacaggaagggCGAATTTCAGTGTTTTAAATGTAAGGGCTATGATACTGTCTACCACCAGCTGCAAACTAGGAGCAGCGACGAGCCCATGACCACCTTCGTCACGTGCTTGAAATGTAACAACCGTTGGAAATTCTGA